The genomic DNA TAGTTAAGCCCTCCATCGCCGATGATACTGCATGGTAGCGTGTGGGAAAGTAGGTCGCCGCCAAGGAATATTTCAAAAAGCCCTGATTCGAAAGAATCAGGGCTTTTTTGCGTCTACCAACCCGGACCGATGGGCGTGTGGGACGGGTGTTCCATTTCCCCCTTGACGAAATCGTTTTCAAAAACCAAGCTTCACCAAAAGAATATTACTCCAAGGAGACACCCGAGACATGTTCACCCGCGCCATAACCCGCCGTCCGTCTGAAGAAATGGTCAATGGCATCACCTCCGCCAATCTGGGTAAGCCTGATTTTGCCCTGGCCCTGAAGCAACACGACATCTACTGCCAAACCCTGGCCGATCTCGGCCTGGACGTGACCGTGCTTGACGCTGAGCCTGGTTACCCGGATTGCTGTTTCGTGGAAGACACCGCCGTGGTCTGCGCGCATGTGGCCGTCCTGACGCCGCTCGGCGCGCCTTCCCGCCAGGGCGAGCAAAAAACCATCGAGCCGGAACTTGCCAAGCACAAGCCCTTGGTCAAGATCGCTCCGCCCGCGCTCATCGAAGGCGGCGACGTGTTGCAGGTGGAGGACACCTTCTATGTCGGTTTGTCCGATCGGACCAACAACGAGGGCGCCCTGGCCCTGGCCCATGCCGTCGCACCCCATGGTTACAAGACCGAAATCATTGCCTGCTGCCCCAGCCTGCATTTCAAGACTGACGTCAACTTTATCGGCAACAATACTCTCCTGCTCTCGCCCTGCTGCAACGAGATGGAACAACTCTCCGGCTTTAAAAGGATTATCGTGGACGATGACGAGGCATACGCCCGCAACTGCCTGTACATCAACGGCACCGTCATCGTGCCTGACGGTTTTCCCAAGACCTTGGAAAAGGTTCGGGCCACCGGGATCAGAACCGTGGTCATCGACGTGTCCGAATTCCGCAAACTCGACGGCGGCCTGACCTGTCTGTCCCTCAGATTCTAACAACATACGGGAGTGAGAATGTGGAAACGTTTTTTTTCGAAACAGGCGCGGAGGCCTTCAGGATTGTTTGGCCGCTTTGTTGCCTCACGGATTTTCGATAAGGGCAACGATTCCTTGAACACCTCGATGGTGGCTCTTGTCGCAGCGCGCAACGGCGATGCAATCCTGGAAATAGGGTTCGGATGCGGCACCGTTATCAGGGAGATGGGTGACCTTGTGGGGGACGGGGTTGTCGAGGGAATAGATTTTTCCGATGCCATGATGCATGTGGCAAAGAAACGCAACCGGCACCACATCCGAAAGGGACGCGTCAGGTTGACGCACGGTGACTTCGATACTGCGGTGTATCCCGACGGGGCCTTTAACGCAGTCTGTTCTGCCAATACCATTTATTTTTGGTCCGATCCTTCCCAGACCTGCGCTCGAATCCATGAGGTGCTCAAACCGGGCGGAAAGGTCGTGTTGGCGTTTGTGGACAAGGGGAAAATGGAAACCATGCCCCTGGATATGGAGGTCTTTCGCCCAGTCTCCTGCGCTGCTGCCCTGGAGATGCTGGAATCCGTCGGGTTTTCATCGGTTCAGGCCCATGCCGTTGGAGACGGGGGAGCCATGTTCTGCGTGACCGGTCTCAAGGAACGCTAGAGGGTACGCTTCGACGGCCTGTGAACCTTTTGGAATTTATTTCTGAGACGGTCACAAACGTTCAAGCCAAGCATGTTCAAGGACGCCATAAAAGCCCACCAGAATCGTTCTGGTGGGCTTTTTTCTTGTCGTGTGTCCGCCAACTGGCCTTGAAAGCTCCGGGTATGCGTGTCATGGCGGTCCCGGACAGGGGAAGCAGAGACTCCATTCACAGGTGTTCCCTTGCCGCGGCCGCCCGGGAGTTCATTGCCCTAATATTCGGTAACGCGCTTTGGCAGCGTGAACAACCAGAGTTTGGAGGCGGTGCCGGTGGGGGAAAGTTCTATCTTGGTTTCCACGGGCTTGTCATTGTATCTGACCTGGCCGGACGGATCCACTGTGTACTTGGCCGCTTTGGTGACCGGTTTGCCGTTCTCGTCGTTGACCGGGTTGACGGTCTCGAAGGTGAAACCGAAGTCGTTGTCGGAGGTCACGGCCAGGGTGCGCATGTCGGGCAGCAGGGCCACGCCTTCCGCCTTGCCGGGCTTCCAGCCGTAGTCCTTGATGTCGATGAGCTTGGTCTTTTTCACATAGGTGACGCCCAGGGCTTCCACTGCGCTGCGATCAGCCAGGGTTTCCAGCTCGTTGCCGCCAGCTGCCTTGATGTTCGAAATGTCGGTAGCGTCGGAAATATCGATGACATAGATCGGGATACGGGTCTTGCCGTCACTGCATTTGCCCCGTTCGATGAGGATGAATTCGGTATCGGAGATGGCGTGCAGGTCGCCGATCTTGGCCTCGGCGGAGTTCGGGTAGGTGTCGACGTTGTGCGGGTATGCGAATTGCTTGACCGAACCGGTTGCGGGGTCGAGATAGAGCAGGCGGATGAAGGTGGCTTTGGATTTCTTGACATTGCCGTCCACGTCGCAGATGGACTGGATGGCGGACAGCACCTTGTTGGAAGGGGTCACGGCAATGCCTTCCAGGCCGCGGTTGGGCTGGCGTGTCGTGGCGATCATGGGCAGTTCCTTGCCCGGCACATATTTCTTGATGATGCGGCCGTTGTAGCCGTCTATTTTAGCGATGAA from Pseudodesulfovibrio sp. S3 includes the following:
- a CDS encoding arginine deiminase family protein, translated to MFTRAITRRPSEEMVNGITSANLGKPDFALALKQHDIYCQTLADLGLDVTVLDAEPGYPDCCFVEDTAVVCAHVAVLTPLGAPSRQGEQKTIEPELAKHKPLVKIAPPALIEGGDVLQVEDTFYVGLSDRTNNEGALALAHAVAPHGYKTEIIACCPSLHFKTDVNFIGNNTLLLSPCCNEMEQLSGFKRIIVDDDEAYARNCLYINGTVIVPDGFPKTLEKVRATGIRTVVIDVSEFRKLDGGLTCLSLRF
- a CDS encoding class I SAM-dependent methyltransferase, producing MNTSMVALVAARNGDAILEIGFGCGTVIREMGDLVGDGVVEGIDFSDAMMHVAKKRNRHHIRKGRVRLTHGDFDTAVYPDGAFNAVCSANTIYFWSDPSQTCARIHEVLKPGGKVVLAFVDKGKMETMPLDMEVFRPVSCAAALEMLESVGFSSVQAHAVGDGGAMFCVTGLKER
- a CDS encoding esterase-like activity of phytase family protein, with the translated sequence MLRNLFLSALLFLSTALPCLAADVVVEKYDIEIPKDFFVPYTGVYADRFPEGFTIGIGSGMTYVGKGADGARIFYAISDRGPNADAPKYVEGGKTTATKMFPAPDFAPSFGAIRVKDGHAVLASLITLKNENMKPISGRAIPIGSVGATGEIPLNDSLKKLAFDPDGLDTEGIAIDREDNRNLWICDEYGPFIAKIDGYNGRIIKKYVPGKELPMIATTRQPNRGLEGIAVTPSNKVLSAIQSICDVDGNVKKSKATFIRLLYLDPATGSVKQFAYPHNVDTYPNSAEAKIGDLHAISDTEFILIERGKCSDGKTRIPIYVIDISDATDISNIKAAGGNELETLADRSAVEALGVTYVKKTKLIDIKDYGWKPGKAEGVALLPDMRTLAVTSDNDFGFTFETVNPVNDENGKPVTKAAKYTVDPSGQVRYNDKPVETKIELSPTGTASKLWLFTLPKRVTEY